In one window of Micromonospora cathayae DNA:
- a CDS encoding LacI family DNA-binding transcriptional regulator — MDEASRPVTISFIAESAGVSVPTVSKVINGRSGVAADTRARVEALIRRYGYRKPAPAQRSNLLELVFDELHDMWGVEIIRGVERVAREHQLGVVLTEFGPQRNAIRYWIDDTLTRRPACVVTVAQLGAEQRDQLRARGIPFVVFDPTVELPDDVPFVGATNWTGGRTAARHLIGLGHRRIGMIAGPEHVLCCRARQDGYRSALEAAGLPVESDLVVRADLTREAGHTAALDLLRRPRRPTAIVASNDLQALGVYQAARAVGLTVPRELSVVGFDDLPVAALVDPPLTTIRQPLTEMAETATELALALGRGDRTPQIGLELATTLTVRGSTAPPAD; from the coding sequence GTGGATGAGGCCAGCCGGCCGGTGACGATCTCGTTCATCGCCGAGTCCGCCGGGGTGTCGGTTCCCACCGTCTCCAAGGTCATCAACGGCCGGTCCGGCGTGGCCGCGGACACCCGGGCCCGGGTCGAGGCACTGATCCGGCGGTACGGCTACCGCAAGCCGGCCCCGGCTCAGCGCAGCAACCTGCTGGAACTCGTCTTCGACGAACTCCACGACATGTGGGGAGTCGAGATCATCCGTGGCGTGGAGCGGGTCGCCCGGGAGCACCAGCTCGGGGTCGTGCTGACCGAGTTCGGTCCGCAGCGCAACGCCATCCGGTACTGGATCGACGACACGCTCACCCGCCGCCCGGCCTGCGTGGTGACGGTCGCCCAGCTCGGCGCGGAACAGCGCGACCAACTCCGGGCCCGGGGTATCCCGTTCGTGGTCTTCGACCCGACCGTCGAGCTGCCCGACGACGTGCCGTTCGTCGGGGCCACCAACTGGACCGGCGGGCGGACCGCGGCCCGCCACCTCATCGGGCTGGGGCACCGCCGCATCGGCATGATCGCCGGCCCGGAACACGTGCTCTGCTGCCGGGCGCGGCAGGACGGCTACCGGTCCGCCCTGGAGGCCGCCGGCCTGCCGGTGGAGTCCGACCTCGTGGTGCGGGCCGACCTCACCCGGGAGGCCGGCCACACCGCCGCGCTGGACCTGCTGCGTCGTCCCCGACGCCCCACCGCGATCGTCGCCAGCAACGACCTCCAGGCGCTCGGGGTCTACCAGGCCGCCCGCGCCGTCGGGTTGACCGTTCCCAGGGAGCTGAGCGTGGTGGGCTTCGACGATCTGCCGGTGGCCGCCCTGGTCGACCCGCCGCTGACGACGATCCGGCAGCCACTCACCGAGATGGCCGAGACCGCCACCGAGCTGGCGCTGGCGTTGGGACGCGGGGACCGCACACCGCAGATCGGCCTGGAGCTGGCCACCACGCTCACCGTCCGCGGGAGCACCGCCCCGCCCGCCGACTGA
- a CDS encoding MetQ/NlpA family ABC transporter substrate-binding protein — MRRTIAALIAATVVLGLAACGSDTDETGTSTPADAALKVGVSPVPHGEILAYVRDNLAEQAGLKLEIVEFTDYVQPNSALADGQLDANYFQHIPYLDEEKAAKGYKFTALEPVHIEPLGVYSKKVTNLADLPAKGVVAIPNDPSNSGRALNLLARNGVITLRDGAGVKATQRDIVDNPKQLEFRELEAAQLPRSLEDTAASIINGNYAIETGFTPATDALALESGEDNPYANLIVVRDGGESDPRVQKLEELLHSAEVKKFVEDKYKGSVLAAF; from the coding sequence GTGCGACGTACCATCGCTGCGCTGATCGCCGCCACCGTCGTCCTGGGCCTGGCCGCGTGCGGCTCGGACACCGACGAGACCGGCACCTCGACCCCCGCCGACGCCGCACTGAAAGTCGGGGTCAGCCCCGTACCGCACGGCGAGATCCTCGCGTACGTCCGGGACAACCTTGCGGAGCAGGCCGGCCTGAAGCTGGAGATCGTCGAGTTCACCGACTACGTGCAGCCGAACAGCGCTCTCGCGGACGGGCAACTCGACGCGAACTACTTCCAGCACATCCCGTACCTGGACGAGGAGAAGGCCGCGAAAGGCTACAAGTTCACCGCGCTCGAGCCGGTGCACATCGAGCCGCTCGGTGTGTACTCCAAGAAGGTGACCAACCTCGCCGACCTGCCGGCGAAGGGCGTCGTGGCGATCCCGAACGACCCGTCGAACTCGGGCCGGGCACTCAACCTGCTCGCCCGCAACGGTGTGATCACGTTGCGGGACGGGGCCGGGGTCAAGGCCACCCAGCGGGACATCGTGGACAACCCGAAGCAGCTGGAGTTCCGCGAGCTGGAGGCGGCCCAGCTGCCCCGCAGCCTCGAGGACACGGCGGCATCGATCATCAACGGCAACTACGCCATCGAAACCGGGTTCACCCCCGCCACCGACGCGCTGGCCCTGGAGTCGGGCGAGGACAACCCGTACGCCAACCTCATCGTGGTCCGCGACGGTGGTGAGAGCGACCCTCGGGTGCAGAAGCTGGAAGAGCTGCTGCACTCGGCCGAGGTGAAGAAGTTCGTCGAGGACAAGTACAAGGGTTCCGTCCTGGCAGCCTTCTGA
- a CDS encoding helix-turn-helix transcriptional regulator, with amino-acid sequence MDNRTEVREFLVSRRAKISPAQAGLPAGGNRRVPGLRRSEVATLAGVSIEYYSKLERGALAGVSPSVLNAVARALQLDDAERAHLFDLAQAADGTAALMRPRRRSTRQWSVRPSLQWALDAVTAGPAFVRNGRMDLLAANRLARAFYAEVYAQPQRPANIARFTFLDDHAHRFYPEWDLAADICVAILRTEAGRDPRDKDLHDLVGELSTRSDEFRRRWGAHNVRHHGTGAKNYHHHIVGDLTLAYEGLEMAAEPGLTLTIYTAEPGSPSEDALRLLASWAASHEADTEPRNALAEGGTS; translated from the coding sequence ATGGACAACCGCACCGAGGTCCGCGAGTTCCTCGTCTCGCGGCGCGCCAAGATCAGCCCGGCGCAGGCCGGCCTACCCGCCGGCGGCAACCGGCGGGTCCCCGGCCTGCGCCGCAGCGAGGTCGCCACCCTGGCCGGCGTGAGCATCGAGTACTACTCGAAACTCGAACGCGGCGCGCTTGCCGGGGTGTCCCCGTCGGTCCTGAACGCCGTGGCCCGTGCGCTGCAACTCGACGACGCCGAACGGGCCCACCTGTTCGACCTCGCCCAGGCCGCCGACGGCACCGCCGCCCTGATGCGTCCCCGCCGCCGCAGCACCAGGCAGTGGTCGGTACGCCCCAGCCTGCAGTGGGCCCTCGACGCCGTCACCGCCGGGCCCGCCTTCGTCCGCAACGGCCGGATGGACCTGCTCGCCGCGAACCGGCTCGCCCGCGCCTTCTACGCCGAGGTGTACGCCCAGCCGCAACGCCCCGCCAACATCGCCCGGTTCACCTTCCTCGACGACCACGCCCACCGCTTCTACCCGGAGTGGGACCTCGCCGCCGACATCTGCGTCGCCATCCTGCGCACCGAAGCCGGCCGCGACCCCCGCGACAAGGACCTCCACGACCTCGTCGGTGAACTCTCCACCCGCAGCGACGAGTTCCGCCGGCGCTGGGGCGCCCACAACGTCCGCCACCACGGCACCGGCGCCAAGAACTACCACCACCACATCGTCGGTGACCTCACCCTCGCCTACGAGGGACTGGAGATGGCCGCCGAGCCCGGCCTCACCCTCACCATCTACACCGCCGAACCCGGCTCCCCCTCCGAGGACGCGCTGCGCCTGCTCGCCTCCTGGGCCGCCTCCCACGAAGCGGACACCGAGCCCCGGAACGCGCTCGCCGAGGGAGGCACCAGCTGA
- a CDS encoding ferredoxin: MDARRCIGSGMCVLTADEVFDQDADGRAVVLRPEPPAATRDAVRAAVELCPAAAIGLSTDR; the protein is encoded by the coding sequence GTGGACGCCCGGCGCTGCATCGGTTCGGGAATGTGCGTGTTGACAGCCGACGAGGTGTTCGACCAGGACGCCGACGGCCGGGCGGTCGTGCTGCGGCCCGAGCCGCCCGCCGCGACCCGGGACGCGGTCCGGGCGGCCGTCGAGCTGTGCCCCGCCGCGGCGATCGGCCTGTCGACCGACCGGTGA
- a CDS encoding methionine ABC transporter permease — translation MIAPDLADLLWQGLVETAYMVGVATLLSGIGGLLVGVLLIVTDRGGLLAAPRLNLLLGLAVNIGRSLPFIILLVAISPFTRSVVGTTIGTTAAIVPLTVSAVPFYARIVEAAFREVGRDVVDAARAMGASRWQIVGKVLLREARPGLVAGLTITVVALIGYSAMAGVIGGGGLGDLALRYGYQRFEDDVMIGTVVLLIVAVQAVQMLGDRLARRLSHR, via the coding sequence ATGATCGCCCCGGACCTGGCCGATCTGCTCTGGCAGGGACTCGTCGAGACCGCCTACATGGTCGGCGTCGCTACCCTGCTCTCCGGAATCGGCGGGCTGCTGGTCGGCGTACTGCTGATCGTGACCGACCGCGGCGGGCTGCTGGCCGCGCCCCGGCTCAACCTGCTGCTCGGGCTGGCCGTCAACATCGGGCGGTCGTTGCCGTTCATCATCCTGCTGGTGGCGATCAGCCCGTTCACCCGGTCCGTGGTGGGCACCACGATCGGCACCACGGCCGCCATCGTGCCGCTGACCGTCAGCGCTGTCCCGTTCTACGCCCGGATCGTGGAGGCCGCCTTCCGTGAGGTGGGCCGGGACGTGGTGGACGCGGCCCGCGCGATGGGTGCCTCCCGCTGGCAGATCGTCGGCAAGGTCCTGCTCCGGGAGGCCCGCCCCGGCCTGGTGGCGGGGCTGACCATCACCGTCGTCGCGCTCATCGGCTACTCCGCGATGGCCGGTGTGATCGGTGGCGGTGGCCTCGGTGACCTCGCCCTGCGCTACGGCTACCAGCGGTTCGAGGACGACGTGATGATCGGCACCGTCGTGTTGTTGATCGTGGCCGTCCAGGCCGTCCAGATGCTCGGCGACCGGCTCGCCCGGCGCCTGTCCCACCGATGA
- a CDS encoding glycoside hydrolase family 43 protein translates to MTLDQTRDTVAGTVDEDDWADGTFRNPVIAGFHPDPSVCRVGDDYYLACSSFEYFPGVPILHSRDLVHWAQIGNVLDRPSQLVLPTTTASSGGVYAPTLRHHDGRFWLIVTNCADGGGNLLVTAEDPAGPWSDPVRLPDVPGIDPDLAWDDEGRCWCTYAGIEQVRLDPYTGRTLGRPRRLWSGPPGAQAPEAPHLYRIDGYWYLLIAEGGTERGHAVSVARATAPDGPYEPCPDNPVLTHRGTNRPIQNTGHADLVEAVDGTWWMVLLGVRPGGGTPGWHVLGRETFLAPVTWVDGWPVVGEVAPAMAAPAWPAQPLPTPPARDDFDADTLHPQWISVRSRPVESWSLTDRPGWLTLRARGASLDDRDVTFVGRRQQHPSCLVRTLVDPADGRGGLAVRLDEQHHHEIEVGDGEVRVVVRIGSVRATVATRPVPVGPVRLRLDVIAPAPGGWHPGKEPDVLRFAVEHPDGTVDVLAELDGRYLSTEVAGGFTGRVVGMYAATGSVRFDWFDYRPVDRDDSAEVSGG, encoded by the coding sequence ATGACACTGGACCAGACCCGCGACACCGTGGCGGGTACGGTCGACGAGGACGACTGGGCCGACGGCACGTTCCGCAACCCGGTCATCGCCGGTTTCCATCCGGACCCGAGCGTGTGCCGGGTCGGCGACGACTACTACCTGGCCTGCTCCAGTTTCGAATACTTCCCCGGCGTGCCGATCCTCCACAGTCGTGATCTGGTGCACTGGGCTCAGATCGGCAACGTGCTGGACCGGCCGAGCCAGCTGGTGCTGCCGACGACGACGGCATCGTCCGGGGGCGTGTACGCGCCGACGTTGCGGCACCACGACGGACGGTTCTGGCTGATCGTCACGAACTGCGCCGACGGCGGCGGGAACCTGCTGGTCACCGCCGAGGATCCGGCCGGCCCGTGGTCGGACCCGGTCCGGCTGCCCGACGTTCCGGGGATCGACCCGGACCTGGCCTGGGACGACGAGGGCCGCTGCTGGTGCACCTACGCCGGGATCGAGCAGGTCCGTCTCGACCCGTACACCGGGCGGACGCTGGGCCGGCCGCGCCGGCTGTGGTCCGGCCCACCGGGCGCGCAGGCCCCCGAGGCACCGCACCTGTACCGGATCGACGGCTACTGGTACCTGCTGATCGCCGAGGGCGGCACGGAACGCGGACACGCCGTCTCGGTCGCCCGCGCGACCGCGCCCGACGGACCGTACGAGCCGTGTCCCGACAATCCGGTCCTGACCCACCGGGGTACCAACCGTCCGATCCAGAACACCGGCCACGCCGACCTGGTCGAGGCGGTCGACGGAACATGGTGGATGGTGCTGCTCGGGGTACGCCCCGGTGGCGGCACCCCCGGCTGGCACGTGCTCGGCCGGGAGACCTTCCTGGCCCCGGTGACCTGGGTGGACGGCTGGCCGGTGGTCGGCGAGGTGGCCCCGGCGATGGCGGCACCGGCCTGGCCCGCCCAGCCGCTGCCGACCCCGCCGGCCCGGGACGACTTCGACGCCGACACGCTGCACCCGCAGTGGATCTCGGTCCGGTCCCGCCCGGTGGAGAGCTGGTCGCTGACCGACCGGCCGGGCTGGCTCACCCTGCGGGCCCGGGGCGCCTCGCTGGACGACCGGGACGTCACCTTCGTCGGCCGCCGCCAGCAGCACCCGTCCTGCCTGGTCCGCACCCTGGTCGACCCGGCGGACGGGCGCGGTGGACTGGCGGTACGCCTCGACGAGCAGCACCACCACGAGATCGAGGTGGGTGACGGCGAGGTCCGCGTCGTGGTCCGGATCGGTTCGGTACGGGCGACCGTGGCGACCCGGCCCGTCCCGGTCGGCCCGGTCCGGCTCCGCCTCGACGTGATCGCCCCCGCCCCCGGCGGCTGGCACCCCGGCAAGGAACCCGACGTCCTCCGGTTCGCCGTCGAACACCCCGACGGCACGGTCGACGTGCTCGCCGAACTGGACGGCCGGTACCTGTCCACCGAGGTCGCCGGCGGCTTCACCGGCCGGGTCGTCGGCATGTACGCCGCCACCGGCAGTGTCCGGTTCGACTGGTTCGACTACCGGCCGGTGGACCGGGACGACAGTGCAGAGGTCTCCGGTGGATGA
- a CDS encoding ABC transporter ATP-binding protein: protein MKSQLDNTPVPARTDSDPLLTVSGLTKHFPVRDGFRRSGVVRAVDGVDFTVAAGETLGLVGESGCGKSTTGRLLVRLLTPTAGTVTFAGRDITRARGGELRRLRQDLQIIFQDPYASLNPRHTVGRIVAMPLEVNGIRPTGGVRNRVRELLELVGLNPEHYNRYPHEFSGGQRQRIGIARALALEPKLIVADEPVSALDVSIQAQVINLLRRLQRDLGLAFVFVAHDLAVVRHVSQRVAVMYLGRIVEIGDRADIYQRPQHPYTRALLSAVPDVTGVGTGGRIRLTGDVPTPLDPPSGCRFRTRCWKATDRCATETPALVPRDGGNQSTACHYPETGPLTSAGDVVAVPNGVS, encoded by the coding sequence ATGAAAAGCCAACTCGACAACACCCCCGTCCCGGCCCGCACCGACTCCGACCCGCTGTTGACGGTCAGTGGTCTGACGAAGCATTTCCCGGTGCGGGACGGGTTCCGGCGTTCGGGTGTGGTGCGGGCGGTCGACGGTGTGGACTTCACGGTCGCGGCGGGGGAGACCCTGGGCCTGGTCGGGGAATCCGGGTGTGGGAAGTCCACCACCGGCCGGTTGCTGGTCCGGTTGCTGACCCCCACCGCCGGCACCGTCACCTTCGCCGGCCGGGACATCACCCGGGCGAGGGGTGGGGAACTGCGGCGGCTGCGGCAGGACCTGCAGATCATCTTCCAGGACCCGTACGCGTCGCTGAACCCCCGACACACGGTGGGACGGATCGTGGCGATGCCGTTGGAGGTCAACGGGATCCGGCCGACCGGTGGGGTGCGTAACCGGGTGCGGGAGTTGCTGGAGCTGGTGGGGTTGAACCCGGAGCACTACAACCGGTATCCGCACGAGTTCTCCGGTGGGCAGCGGCAGCGGATCGGGATCGCGCGGGCTCTGGCGTTGGAGCCGAAGTTGATCGTGGCGGACGAGCCGGTGTCGGCGTTGGACGTCTCGATCCAGGCGCAGGTGATCAACCTGTTGCGGCGGTTGCAGCGGGATCTGGGGTTGGCGTTCGTGTTCGTGGCGCACGATCTGGCGGTGGTGCGGCACGTGTCGCAGCGGGTGGCGGTGATGTACCTGGGACGGATCGTGGAGATCGGTGACCGGGCCGACATCTACCAGCGTCCGCAGCATCCGTACACGCGGGCGTTGTTGTCGGCGGTGCCGGACGTGACCGGGGTGGGTACGGGCGGGCGGATCCGGTTGACCGGGGACGTGCCGACACCCCTGGACCCGCCGTCGGGGTGCCGGTTCCGGACCCGCTGCTGGAAGGCCACCGACCGGTGCGCCACCGAAACCCCCGCCCTGGTGCCCCGCGACGGCGGCAACCAGTCCACCGCCTGCCACTACCCCGAGACCGGGCCACTGACCTCGGCCGGTGACGTGGTGGCCGTACCGAACGGGGTGTCCTGA
- a CDS encoding GbsR/MarR family transcriptional regulator, protein MPGGRLTQQDRLRIAVGLSGGLSYAEIARRLGRPTSTISREVGRNGGPGHYQPQRAHRTTAQRARRGAPTAPAVAGPPPDTVGEEIIELAVRTGLPRTTARVHVDLLLSEDGRRTAAELARRLRVSPASVSVAVNYLVQHGYVRREREPGRRHDVYVLDDGAWYHSVVLGARQTLDAAQAALAAARACGPDSPVGQRLTRAGAFLERVSLDGVESAERWRALLA, encoded by the coding sequence ATGCCAGGAGGACGGTTGACCCAGCAGGACCGGCTGCGCATCGCGGTCGGACTCAGCGGCGGGCTCTCCTACGCCGAGATCGCGCGGCGACTCGGCCGGCCCACCTCCACGATCAGCCGGGAGGTCGGCCGCAACGGCGGCCCCGGCCACTACCAGCCCCAGCGCGCACACCGGACGACCGCCCAGCGCGCCCGACGTGGCGCCCCGACCGCCCCGGCCGTGGCCGGTCCCCCGCCGGACACCGTGGGCGAGGAGATCATCGAGCTGGCGGTCCGGACCGGACTACCGAGGACCACCGCGCGCGTACACGTCGACCTGCTGCTGTCCGAGGACGGCAGACGCACCGCGGCCGAGTTGGCCCGCCGGTTGCGGGTCAGCCCGGCGTCGGTCTCCGTGGCCGTGAACTACCTGGTCCAGCACGGGTACGTACGCCGTGAACGCGAGCCGGGTCGACGACACGACGTCTACGTGCTCGACGACGGGGCCTGGTACCACTCCGTCGTGCTCGGCGCACGGCAGACCCTCGACGCGGCGCAGGCCGCGCTGGCGGCTGCCCGGGCGTGCGGACCCGACAGCCCGGTCGGGCAACGGCTGACCAGGGCCGGGGCGTTCCTGGAGCGGGTCAGCCTGGACGGGGTCGAGTCGGCCGAACGCTGGCGCGCCCTCCTGGCGTGA
- a CDS encoding cyclophilin-like fold protein codes for MTKPFSVVGPLLSVLALAACTTPGGGGASASSPPSDAARSGPAGGADRTTGTVVRFATSTASVDVTIGADNPAVRDFLGMLPLTVEVEEFAGKEKIVRLPRELRHEGAPGSDPEDGDLIYFVPWGNLGFYYDASGIGYSDQTIHLGTYQATRAELARLEGQRVTVAVVD; via the coding sequence GTGACCAAGCCGTTCTCCGTCGTCGGACCCCTGCTGTCGGTGCTGGCCCTGGCAGCCTGCACGACGCCCGGTGGCGGCGGCGCGTCCGCCTCGTCGCCGCCGTCCGACGCGGCACGCAGCGGACCGGCCGGTGGCGCAGACCGGACCACCGGTACGGTCGTCCGGTTCGCCACGTCGACCGCGTCGGTCGACGTGACGATCGGTGCGGACAACCCCGCCGTGCGGGACTTCCTCGGCATGCTGCCGCTGACCGTCGAAGTGGAGGAGTTCGCGGGCAAGGAGAAGATCGTCCGTCTGCCGCGCGAACTGCGGCACGAGGGTGCACCGGGTTCGGATCCCGAGGACGGCGACCTGATCTACTTCGTCCCCTGGGGCAACCTCGGCTTCTACTACGACGCCTCCGGGATCGGCTACTCCGACCAGACGATCCACCTCGGCACCTATCAGGCGACCCGGGCGGAACTGGCCCGGCTCGAGGGACAGCGGGTCACCGTCGCGGTGGTGGACTGA
- a CDS encoding zinc-dependent alcohol dehydrogenase family protein → MLGAVMYAAGDVRVEERERPTVVNPTDAVIRLSATCVCGSDLWPWRGADPVTRPTPMGHEYVGVVEEVGDAVRNVKVGDFVIGSFFASDNTCEICRAGYQTSCVHREFVAGGAQAEYLRVPLADGTLVATPGMPEPDLVPSLLAASDVLGTGWFGAVAAQVGPGRTVAVVGDGAVGLLGVLAARQLGAARIIAMSRYESRQKLALEFGATDLVTERGDEGVARIRELTDGLGAHSVIEAVGTQESMMQAIRATRAGGHVGFVGVSHGVELPGEELFFSHVHLHGGPAPVRRFLPELIRLVWDREIDPGRVFDLELPLSEAAEGYRAMDERRAIKVLLRP, encoded by the coding sequence GTGCTGGGAGCTGTCATGTACGCGGCGGGCGACGTCCGCGTGGAGGAGCGCGAACGCCCCACCGTCGTCAACCCCACCGACGCGGTCATCCGACTCTCCGCGACCTGCGTCTGCGGATCCGACCTGTGGCCGTGGCGGGGGGCCGATCCGGTCACCCGCCCCACCCCGATGGGCCACGAGTACGTCGGCGTCGTCGAGGAGGTCGGCGACGCGGTGCGCAACGTCAAGGTCGGCGACTTCGTCATCGGATCGTTCTTCGCCTCCGACAACACCTGCGAGATCTGCCGCGCCGGTTACCAGACCTCCTGCGTCCACCGGGAGTTCGTCGCCGGCGGGGCCCAGGCGGAGTACCTGCGGGTACCGCTGGCGGACGGCACGCTGGTCGCCACGCCCGGCATGCCCGAGCCGGACCTGGTTCCGTCGTTGCTGGCCGCGTCCGACGTGCTGGGCACCGGCTGGTTCGGTGCGGTGGCCGCGCAGGTCGGGCCGGGCAGGACCGTCGCCGTCGTCGGCGACGGGGCGGTCGGCCTGCTCGGTGTGCTGGCGGCCCGGCAGCTCGGCGCGGCGCGGATCATCGCGATGAGCCGGTACGAGTCGCGGCAGAAGCTCGCCCTGGAGTTCGGCGCGACCGACCTCGTCACCGAGCGCGGCGACGAGGGGGTGGCCCGGATCAGGGAACTCACCGACGGGCTCGGCGCCCACTCGGTGATCGAGGCGGTCGGCACCCAGGAGTCGATGATGCAGGCCATCCGGGCCACCCGCGCCGGTGGTCACGTCGGATTCGTCGGCGTCTCGCACGGTGTGGAGCTGCCCGGGGAGGAGCTGTTCTTCTCGCACGTGCACCTGCACGGCGGCCCGGCCCCGGTGCGCCGGTTCCTGCCCGAGCTGATCCGGCTCGTCTGGGACCGCGAGATCGACCCGGGTCGGGTCTTCGACCTGGAACTGCCGCTCAGCGAGGCCGCCGAGGGGTACCGGGCCATGGACGAGCGTCGCGCGATCAAAGTGCTGCTGCGCCCCTGA
- a CDS encoding cytochrome P450 has product MGEPPHVVTTMPTTRRPGCPFDPPAELVDARRHGPISRYPFPGGVPGWLITGYDLVRSVLADPRFSSRRELMRHPTIDYGDIEIPPAPPGEFLLMDEPRHGRYRKPLMGKFTVRRMRLLTERVEQITAEHLDAMEQAGPPTDLVTAFARPVPAIMICELLGVPYQDRGSFQEQVDSFMNGETSDEDLIAAYTSTQDYLAELVAAKRANPTDDVLSDLTDSDLTDEELRGIALILLAAGLDTTANMLALGTFALLRHPEQLAALRTNPTLADRAVEELLRYLTVAKTFLRTALEDVEVGGHTVRAGSPVILSYHTANRDPDRFADPHTLDLRRQDGGHLAFGHGIHQCLGQQLARVELRVALPALVTRFPTLRLAVPPEQVALRPETADIYGVKSLPVTWDG; this is encoded by the coding sequence ATGGGTGAACCCCCGCACGTGGTGACGACGATGCCGACGACGCGCCGGCCCGGCTGCCCCTTCGACCCGCCGGCGGAGCTGGTCGACGCCCGCCGGCACGGCCCCATCAGCCGCTACCCCTTCCCCGGCGGCGTGCCCGGCTGGTTGATCACCGGATACGACCTGGTCAGGTCGGTACTGGCCGACCCCCGGTTCAGTTCCCGCCGAGAACTCATGCGCCACCCGACGATCGACTACGGAGACATCGAGATCCCGCCGGCACCACCCGGCGAGTTCCTCCTCATGGACGAGCCCCGGCACGGCCGCTACCGGAAACCGCTGATGGGGAAGTTCACCGTACGGCGGATGCGGCTGCTCACCGAACGCGTCGAGCAGATCACCGCCGAGCACCTGGACGCCATGGAGCAGGCCGGACCGCCGACGGACCTGGTGACCGCGTTCGCCAGACCCGTCCCGGCCATCATGATCTGTGAACTGCTCGGGGTGCCCTACCAGGACCGAGGGTCCTTCCAGGAACAGGTCGACTCGTTCATGAACGGCGAGACCAGTGACGAGGATCTGATCGCGGCCTACACCTCGACCCAGGACTATCTGGCGGAGCTGGTGGCCGCCAAGCGCGCGAACCCCACCGACGACGTGCTCAGTGACCTCACCGACAGCGATCTGACCGACGAGGAACTCCGGGGGATCGCCCTCATCCTGCTGGCCGCAGGGCTCGACACCACCGCGAACATGCTCGCCCTGGGCACCTTCGCGTTGCTGCGCCACCCGGAGCAGTTGGCGGCGCTGCGCACCAATCCCACCCTCGCCGACCGGGCCGTGGAGGAACTGCTGCGGTACCTCACCGTCGCCAAGACGTTCCTGCGGACGGCGCTGGAGGACGTCGAGGTGGGCGGCCACACCGTCAGGGCCGGCTCACCGGTGATCCTGTCGTACCACACCGCCAACCGCGACCCCGACCGCTTCGCCGATCCCCACACCCTCGACCTGCGCCGGCAGGACGGCGGACACCTGGCCTTCGGGCACGGCATCCACCAGTGCCTGGGCCAGCAGTTGGCCCGCGTCGAGCTGCGGGTCGCGCTCCCCGCCCTGGTCACCCGGTTCCCGACGCTCCGGCTGGCGGTACCGCCGGAGCAGGTCGCGCTGCGCCCGGAGACCGCGGACATCTACGGGGTGAAGTCCCTCCCGGTCACCTGGGACGGGTGA
- a CDS encoding methionine ABC transporter ATP-binding protein, with translation MIRIEGLRKTFYGRGHPVTAVDGVDLTVAEGEVFGVVGRSGAGKSTLLRCVNMLERPDEGRVTVDDVELTALREDRLRRARQGIGMVHQHFALLASRTAADNVSFALEVMGVPRRERAARVAELLDLVGLTDRAGAYPAQLSGGQKQRVGIARALASRPRVLLSDEATSALDPDTTSAILNLLRGLTQQLGLTILLITHEMEVVKRLCDAVAIMREGRFVESGRVDQLLSRPGSQLARDIFPLGPVPTVPGHLLYDITLAGPVGDETFLSDLTRRHDLDVRIVAGAVEQLEAARAGRLRIALPGSAPGLADGLRELRAAGFGVEEAR, from the coding sequence GTGATCCGCATCGAAGGCCTGCGGAAGACCTTCTACGGCCGGGGCCACCCGGTCACCGCCGTGGACGGCGTCGACCTCACCGTCGCCGAAGGTGAGGTGTTCGGTGTGGTGGGCCGTAGCGGTGCGGGCAAGAGCACCCTGCTGCGCTGCGTCAACATGCTGGAACGTCCGGACGAGGGACGGGTGACGGTCGACGACGTCGAGCTGACCGCACTCCGCGAGGACCGCCTACGACGTGCCCGGCAGGGCATCGGCATGGTCCACCAGCACTTCGCCCTGCTCGCCTCCCGTACCGCGGCCGACAACGTCAGCTTCGCCCTGGAGGTCATGGGCGTCCCGCGCCGGGAACGGGCCGCGCGGGTAGCGGAGCTGCTCGACCTCGTCGGACTCACCGACCGCGCCGGGGCGTACCCGGCGCAACTCTCCGGCGGCCAGAAGCAACGGGTGGGTATCGCCCGGGCGCTGGCCAGCCGTCCCCGGGTGCTGTTGTCCGACGAGGCGACATCGGCCCTCGACCCGGACACCACGAGCGCCATCCTGAACCTGCTGCGCGGACTCACCCAGCAACTCGGCCTGACGATCCTGCTGATCACACACGAGATGGAAGTGGTCAAGCGGCTCTGCGACGCGGTGGCGATCATGCGTGAGGGACGCTTCGTCGAGTCCGGCCGGGTCGACCAACTGCTCAGCCGTCCCGGCTCCCAGCTCGCCCGGGACATCTTTCCGCTGGGGCCGGTACCGACCGTACCCGGCCACCTGCTGTACGACATCACGCTCGCCGGGCCGGTCGGCGACGAGACCTTCCTGTCCGACCTGACCCGCCGGCACGACCTGGACGTGCGGATCGTCGCCGGTGCCGTCGAGCAGCTCGAGGCTGCCCGAGCAGGCCGGCTGCGGATCGCGCTACCCGGGTCCGCACCAGGGCTGGCGGACGGCCTCCGGGAACTGCGCGCGGCCGGGTTCGGCGTGGAGGAGGCCCGATGA